Within Halobacterium jilantaiense, the genomic segment GGCCGCATCGCGGACGAGATTCGCCGCAAGCGGCCGGAGGACGTGTTCGTCGCGGGAGCCCACGAGGTCATCCGCGCCGTCCGGGCGGACCTCCACCACGACGTCTACCGCGTCGAGCCCGACGACCCCGTGGAGTCGGTGCTGGACCGCCGCGGCGACCGCGTGCTCGACGTCGTCGACAAGCCCGCCCGCGAGAAAATCGGCGGCCGACACTCGACGCTCATCGGCGACCGCGACGGCCAGCAGGCAATCCGCACCGTCGCCGCGCACCCGAACGTGAAGAAGGTCATCCCCGGACCCATCGACGCGGGCGGCTCCGGCTCTCGGACCGGCGTTCGCGCGAAGGTCACGCGGGCCGACGACAACGGCAACCTCCGCCTGCTCGTGCGGGACGGCTCCAGCGTGCAGGAGAACCGCGTCGTCACCACGGCGATGAGCCGCGAGACCGGCGAGCGCGTCCGCGACGACCTCAACGGCGCGCTCACCGAGGAAGCGCTCCGGGAGTGACGACGGGGTTCGGTCCTGCCGACGCGGGTGTCCGACGAGACCGGAAACAGTTTGTGCGCTCCGGCAGACCGGCTGTTGTCCCCATGATCGACTCGAAGACAATCCAGCTGACGACGCTCTGGTTCGTCGTCATGACGTTCATCCAAACCGCCGAGAGCGGCGGCAATCCCCTCCTGAGCGTGCTCGCCATCTTCGCGATTCTTCTCACGTACGTCCTACCGGTCGTGATAGTCGGCCGCCTCGCAGCCGGCGTGCTTCGGGACTGACGGTCCCGGCTGGTTCGGTCGTCTCCTCACTTCGTCAGGGCCGCTCGTTCGTTCCGTCCCCTCGCTACGCTCGGGGACGCGACTCACGGGTCGCTTCGCGCCCCGTTCGCGTTCCTGTGCCCTCGCTGCACTCGGGCACACAACTCGTAGCGTTTATGTGCGCGACGGCGGTAGACGCTGCCACTATGGCTAACCAGAGCTCCACCGGGAGTGCCGGCCGGTTCGGCGCGCGCTACGGGCGCGTCTCGCGCCGCCGGGTCTCCGACATCGAGGGCACGATGAACGAAGACCACGCCTGCCCGGACTGCGGTGCCGACAAGGTCTCCCGACAGGGGACCGGCATCTGGCAGTGTGGCAAGTGCGACTACAAGTACACGGGCGGAGCGTACCAGCCCCAGACGCCCGGCGGCAAGACGGTCACGCGCTCGATTCGCACCGCGCTCGGTGAGAGTGCCGACGGCGACGACGAGTAACGATGGCGTACAAGTGCTCCCGCTGCAAGCGTGACGTCGAACTCGACGAGTACGGGGGCGTGCGCTGTCCGTACTGCGGCCACCGCGTGCTCCTGAAGGAGCGCAGCCGCGACGTGAAGGAAGTCAACGTCGAGTAGGCGTGACGCACTCGACGGAGCTCGTTTTCCGGTACGACTCGCCCGCCGCTGCGTCCGTCGTCGCGAGCAGCGTCGCCGTCGAGGCGGGCGACATCGAGGGCGACCGCAGCGAGGCGGTCGTCGACTGCGACGGCGACACCGTGACCGTGACCGTCGACGCCACGGACTTGACGGCGCTGCGTGCCGGCCAGAACACGTGGCTCACGCTCGTCGAGGTGGCCGAGCGCGCGGCCGAGTCGGCCGGCCGCCGCGCCGAGTGACGCGAACGGTCCGGTCCTCAGAACGCCGTTTAGGGTCGCGAGACGGCGGGAGACGAGACGTGACGCCGCGCGCCCACAAAGCGGGGGTTTTTCCGTCGGGCGCGCGACCCAATAGGTATGCAGGGTAACCTACCGCCGGAAGCGCAGGAGAAACTCGAGACACTGCAGGACCTTCAGGAGAAGGCCCAGAACGTCGCGGCCCAGAAGCAGCAGGCCGAGCAGCAGCTCTCCGAGGCCGAGACGGCGCTCGACGCGCTCGGCGACATCGACGAGGACACCACGATGTACCGCGAGGTCGGCGAACTCCTCGTGGAGACGGGCTACGACGACGCGCACGACGACCTCGACGAGAAGGTCAGCGACCTCGAGGTCCGCGTCGAGACCCTCCAGAAGCAGGAGGAGCGCGTCCAGGAGCAGTTCGAGAGCCTCCAGGAGGAGCTCCAGGACATGCTCGGTGGCGCTGGCGGTGCGATGGGCGGCCCGAGCGCGTAACGCTCAGATGCCGACCGACGAGGAGGTCGTGGAGACGGCCGCCGAAGCCGCCGAGGGCCTCGTCCTCGACCGGCTGCGGACCAGTGACGTAGACGACCTCGACATCACGGTGACGTTCGAGGACGGCGTGCTGGACGTGGACATCTACGTCCGGGCCCCGGACGCGGACGCCGACGTGGAGCAGGTCGCGGACGACGGCGCGCTCGCAGCGCAGGCGGCCGTCGACGACCTGTTCGCGGACGAGTAGGCGGTGAGAGCTTCTCGCCGTTCGCGACGCTCGCCAGCGACGGCTCTCGACTGGTGGTTACCGGAGGGCGTCGGCGAGCCGGTTGGAACCGTCAGCGAGCGGGGGTCCGTGTCCGGGACACGCGTACTCGAAGTCGGGTGCACGGCGACACAGCGTCCGGACACTGTCCTCGACTCGCGCGGCGTCGTGACTCGTGAGCCAGCCGGTGGGTTTCAGTCTGTCGCCGAGTCCGTAGACCAGGTCACCGAGGAACGCGACGGACAGGGCCTCGTGGACGTAGGCGACGTGCCCGGGCGTGTGACCCGGGGTGTGGTACGCGTGGAAGCCCCCGATGGTGTCGCCATCGGCGACGGCTCGAATCGGGAGGTCGGGCAGGTCGAGTCGTCGGTAGTAGAGTCGGTGGAGCGCCCCGACGACGTTGCGAGCGGTCCACGGCGGTAGCCGGTCGCCAGCGACGTACGGCACCTCTCGTTCGTGGACGTACACCGGGGCGTCCAGTTCCGGTGTGAGTCGTGCGAGCGTGCCGACGTGGTCGGCGTCGGAGTGCGTCAGCAGCACGCGGTCGACGTCGCCGGGTTCGACGTCGGCAGCGCGCAGGCCGTCTCGAACGGTCGACTCGTCACCTGGCCACCCGGCGTCCACGAGCGTCGTCTCGCCGTCGTCGACGACGTAAGCGTTCGGCATGTCGAGAGTCGAGCAGTCGACGTGAGTGACGCCGGGCGGCAACTGCGCCGTCATTACCGGAACTGCCAGCAGGAGTGCCGTGAGTGTTTCGGCGGGCTACGTGAGGAAGAAGACGAGGACGCTGATGGTGACCGTCGCGAGGACGGCGAGACCGGCGACGGCACCACCCATCGCGATGACGGCGTTGGCGTGGCTGGCGAGCGTCTCCGTGCGGTCGTTACCGAAGACGGTGACTTCGGCGCGCTCGCTGGCCATCCCGGCTTCGACCGGTTCGAGGTCGTCGACGGCTTCCTCGGCGAGGTCGACGACGACGTCCGTGAGGTCGTCCCAGTCGATGGCGGCCCCGACCTGGTTCGAGGATTCGACGGTGTTGACGATGTGCGTGTCCGTCGTCATGATTTCGGCGTGGTCGACGCCGACGGCGTCCAGAGCGTCCATGAGTTCGTCGCGGAGCCCGGGCTCCATGTTGTTGCCGTCGACGAGCACGTACGCGGTGCGGTCGCCGCCGGTCTCCAGAACGGAGACACGGACACCGAGCGGGCCGATACCGTCGCTCGGCCGCCAGGGCGTGCGGTCCCAGGCGACGCCGAGGCGCATGACGGACTCCTCGGCGTCCCGGAGTTCCCGGGCCGCTGTGCCGGCCGCCTGAATCATCTGGAACGAGCGCTCGCTGCCGGGGTAGACGTGGCCGAGGTCGTCGCCTTCCAGACCGTTGTTGGAGTTGTGGGCGTCCACGAGCAGGACGTCGTCCATCCCCTCGACCCGGGCTTCGGCGGCCGCCGACAGCCCGACGGCGTACTCGACGTCGTCGGCGAACTTGGGCGCGTACGTGGAGACGAGCAGCGCCTTGTCGTCGAAGGCCTGCGCGAGGAGTTTCGCTTCACCCTCCTGAACGCGAACGGGACGGGTGGCCGTGTCGCTGTACTCGATGGTCTCGTGGGCGTCGGCGGCGGCGTCGACGAGCGTGTCGACCTCGCGCTCGGTGACGAGGTTGAAGTCGTGGCCGGCGGTGGCGTGCGGTGGGAACGCCAGCCCCGAGGCGGACTCTGCGACCCGCTGGGGGAGGTTCCCGCCGCCGATTTCACCCATCGGTCCGGGGTGAATCATCGGCAGCACGAAGCGGGCCTTCTCGGTCTCGTCGCTTGTCCGGCGGAAGGACAGGACGGTGACGGGGACGACGGCCTCCTCGCCGATCTGCTCGAAGAAGTCCTCGAGCTCCCGGGTGCCTTCGGCGATGTGGCCGATGAAGCCGCCGACGAAGTCCAGCACGCTGACGCCGAGGCTGCGTTTCCACGGGCGGTCGATGGCGAGCACGAAGCCGTAGGCGACGCCGCCGTACAGTCCGGTCATCGCGGCGAGCAACAGGAAGTCCTCGGGCGCGAACGCGTACTGGATTTCCGGGGGTGCCTGCGCCGGCCGGGAGAGGTACGCCGGCACCAGCGGGCCGCCCTCGGTGAGGTAGTTCATGGTGCCGCTGTAGACGAACAGCAGCAGGCCGGCGGTGGCGGTCTGGACGCTCGCCGGCACCGCGGACACCAGCAGGGAGTTCCGGGAGACCGCGAGGATGACGAGGAACCGGACCGCGAAGACGAGCGCGAGCGCGGCGATGAGCGCGTCGAAGACGAAGTTCTGGCCGAACCGCGGAATCAGGACGGCGACGACGCCCGCCAGCACGAGCACGACCACCACCACCACTTCGCAGGCGACCGCGAGCAGCGAGGAGCGGTTGTACGTGAGTTGCCCGCCGAAGTAGCGGTCGACGGGCGTGGTGGCGAGACTCGCGACGACCGTCGGGACGCCGATGAAGAAGAGGCCCTGCCAGGCGTCCTCCAGAATGTACTGGCTGTCGAAGGCCGCGACGCCCGCGAGCGCGGCGATGACGAGCGAGAGCGCGACGCTCGTGTACCAGCGTGGGGCGCGGAAGATGTACTTCGAGAGGCTCGCTAGTTCGCCCTGGGTCTCGGTCATGCTCGCTGTACCCGCTCGGTCACTCCGCGCAGACGTCGACGAAGTTCTCGAAGACCGCTTCGCCTTCCTCGGTGTGCGCGACTTCGGGGTGCCACTGGACGCCGTAGAGGTCGCGGTCGGCGTCCCCCATCGCTTCGACGCCGCAGATGTCGCTGTCCGCGGTCCGCGTGAAGCCCTCGGGGAGTTCGACGACTTCGTCGGCGTGGCTCGCCCACACGCGGGTCTCGGGTGCGAGCGACCCGACGACGGGGTCGGTCTCGTCCTGGATGCGGACGTCGACGTCCGCGTAGCCGCCGTAGTCGCCGGACTCGACGCGGCCGCCGAGTTCGTCCGCAATCAGTTGGAGGCCGAGACAGATGCCGAGGACCGGGACGTCGAGGTCGAGGTACTCGCGACAGTTGCCGACGTCGTCCATGTCGGGGCCGCCGGACAGCACGAGGCCGTCCGCCTCGATGTCCTCGGGGGGTGTCGTGTTGTCCACGAGTTCGACGTCCACCCCGTCCATGTCCCGGAGCAGGCGGTGCTCCAGGTGGGTGAACTGCCCGTGGTTGTCGACGACGAGGATGCGCGTCATTGAACCGGGGTAAACGGTTCGCGACTAAAAACCCACCCGTTCTGGTGAGGCGGCCGGGACGAGGCGTTGCAGTGGCTGCGGCAGCCGGTGGGGTTTTAATCACTCAGAGTGGTAGCATGTGACAACGAGTGCGGGGCGACTGACGATTTCGCTGGATGGAGCGTTCCGCGACGACGAGGCCCGCCAGCCGTTCCTCGGCGGTATCGGTATGTGGTCGTCGGTCACAGCCGAGTGGCCGGCAGCTACCGAGTCAGCTCACGTCTCGTGGTCCTCCGTGTCGAAGCGCTCGGCCGCCGACTCGAAGCCGAGTTCCGACTGCTCGTCGCTCCGGCGGCTCTCGGCCGCCGCGATGGCGTCCGGGTCCGGGTTCGCGTCGTCGTCCACGCGCGCCCACGAGTCGTGGACCTTCGCGTGACACCACCGGCAGAGGTAGACTGTTATCTCGTGGCCGACGTCCTCGTCGCTGTCGTACGCGAGGTGGTGTTCCTCGAGCAGCGGGCGCTCGTCGTCGTGGGCGCGCCGGCGCTCTTCGAGCCCGCAGCGCACGCACTCGCGGTCGCGCTGCCGGCAGCGGTAGTGCGGGCAGTCCGCCCACGCCCAGTCGCCGTCCGCGACCGGGCACCGGAACTCCTCGGCGCGGCGCTCGGCGGCGAACTCGCGGTCCTGCTCGGGGAACTCGAAGGCGTACCGGCACTTGCCGTCGCCGGTGGCGTAGTCGCAGACGCCGGCGTGCTCGTAGGGGTCTTCGACCCCGACGGCCGTCCCGGACGGCGTCTTCTTCATCGCCTCCCAGTCGTCGCCGCTCAGGGTAACGCTTTTCGCCGCCGCCCTCGCAGTCCGACCGTGCACGTCCGCCACGACCCCGGGAGCGGCGACGTCCGGACGCTCGCCAGCAGCGTCGACACCGCCGACTCCACGCTCGCGCAGGCCCGCGGCCTGATGTTCCGCCGGTCGATTCCCGACGACTACGCGCTCGTGTTCCCGTTCGGGGACGCCGGCGTCCGGGACGCTCACATGGTGTTCGTCCCGTTCGATATCGACGCTCTCTGGGTGGAAAACGAGGAAGTCCAGCACGTCGAGACGATGAGCGCGTGGGCCGGCCGCGCGGAAGCGCGCTGTGACACGCTCGTCGAGCTCCCGGCCGGTGCGGCCAGCGGCGTCAGCGTCGGCGACCGCGTCTGGGTCGAGGACTAGGTCTCCGAGCGCACGCCCAACTCGATGTCCGCCGTCCGGCGCTCGCCGTCCCGGAGGTACGCCACAGTGGCCGTGTCACCGGGACTGGTCTGGAGTGCGAGCAGACTCAGCAGGTCCTCGAACGTCTGGACGGTCGTACCATCGACCGACAGCACCACGTCACCGCCGGTCCGCACCTGCCGGCCGTCGACGAACGCGGTGCCGTCACTTCCCTGCATAACGCCAGCGGACGGCCCGGTCGGGTCGACGGACACCACGAGGAGGCCTCGTGCCTCGTCGAGGTCGTTGGCCTCCGCGACGGCCGGCGTCACCGCCGTGAACGACAGCCCGATGTAGGCGTGCTGGTAGTCGCCGTCCGCGACGAGCCCCGGCACGACGCGCTCGGTGAGCGCCGCCGAGATGCCGAACGCGATGTTGTCCCCGCCGCCCGAATTGATGACCGCGACCACCTCGCTGTCCAGAGACATCAGCGGCCCGCCGCTGTTCCCGGGGTTCACGGCCGCGTCGGTCTGGACCGCGTCCGGGATGCGGTAGCCGGTCGGCGCGGGAATCGCGCGGTCGGTGCCGCTCACCACGCCCGTCGTCGCGGACCCGCTGAGCGCGAACGGATTCCCGATGGCGACCACTTCCTGGCCGACCACGGGGGCCGCGTCAGCCAGCGGCAGCGGCGTCGCGTCCGCAGGCCGGTCCGCGACGCGAATCGCCGCCAGGTCGCTGTGCGCGTCGGTGCCCAGAACGGTGCCCGCCCGCCACTCGCCGTCGTTGAACCGGACGTCCACCTCCTCGGCCGGCCCGACGACGTGCTCGTTCGTCACCACGACGGCGTCGTCGTACACCCACCCCGTCCCCTGGCCCGAGTCGGTCCGGACCAGCACCACGGAGTCGATGCTCTCGCGGTAGACCCGCGTGTACGGGCTCACGTCGCCCGACCGCGTGGTCGACGGGTCGCCAGTCGTCGTGCCGTCGGTCGTCGCCACCGTGGTCTCCTGATTCGTCGGTGCCCCGCTGCAGCCCGCCACCCCGGCCGCAAGCGCGCCCGCTCCCAGCCGGAGAACGTCGCGTCGGCTCGGCATGGAATCTGTCACGGACTGGCTGTACGGGCGAGCGCCGGGAATAGCTTCTGGAGCGCGAGGGGACCAGCGCAGGCGTCTGGCAGCGACACAGCCGTCGCTTCGCGGCGTAGTGCCGGTAGAACGCCGAGGAGGAGATTTGAACTCCTGAGTCCGTGTGGACAGTTGCTCTCGAAGCAACCGCCTTGGCCAGGCTAGGCTACCTCGGCTCGTTCGATGCGAGGCCGGCCGTGAGTTTAGTGGTTTCGGTTCGGAAAACGGCTGTCGTGCCAACCGGTAGCAATAAACCGGGGGAGGGAAAGGACGTGGTATGGACGTCACCAGCGTGCGTGACGAGTGCGACGCCGTCCTGAGCGAAGTGGAGTCCGCGGTCATCACCGACCGCGAGTTCCTCGAAACGGTCCTCGTCGGCTTCCTCGCCGACGGCCACGTCCTCCTCGAAGACGTCCCCGGCACCGGGAAGACGCTGACTGCGCGGAGCGTCGCGACGGCGCTCGGCCTCGAGTTCAGCCGCGTGCAGTTCACCCCGGACCTGCTGCCGACGGACGTGCTGGGCACTCACGTCTTCAACGAGAAGACCCGGGAGTTCGAGTTCCAGCCCGGCCCCATCTTCGCGAACGTGGTGCTGGCGGACGAGATCAACCGCGCGCCGCCGAAGACGCAGGCGGCGCTCCTCGAAGCGATGGAGGAGGGGCAGGCGACCATCGACGGCGAGACGATGGAGCTGCCGGACCCGTTTTTCGTCATCGCGACCCAGAACCCCGTCGACCAGGAGGGGACGTTCCCGCTCCCGGAGGCGCAGATGGACCGGTTCGTGGCGAAGGCCGGCATCGGCTACCCGGACGAGGCGGGCGAACTCGACCTGCTCCGGCGGCGCGCGGGCCGCGACACCCGGAGCCCGACCGTCGAGCCGGTGCTGGACGACGAGCGCGTGCAGGCCGTGAAGCAGGCACCCGAGGACGTGCGCGTCGAGGGCGACCTCCTCCAGTACATGGTGTCCATCGCGCGTGCGACCCGCGAGGACCGCCGCGTCGACGTCGGCGTGAGCCCCCGGGGCACCCAGCGGCTGTTCGAGGCGGCGCGAGCCCGGGCCGCGGTGAAGGGCCGCGAGTACGTCGTGCCGGAGGACGTGAAGCGCCTCGCGCCGAACGTGCTCGCCCACCGGCTCGTGCTGACGCCGGACGCGGCCGTCGAGAACGTCGCGAAACGCGACATCGTTGACAGCGTCCTCGACGACGTTTCGGTCCCGACCGTCGAGGCCTGACGCCGGACTGCTCGCCGCCGTCTCTCCCCCGGCCGACGAGACGAGCGACAGAGAGCCTCGTGTTCGTCTGTCGCGACCACCGCGCGGGAACAGGTTGCGCCCGCAGGAGTGAAGAAAACTTATCAATTCTGGTCGAAGTAACCGAGTAATGACTGGAACAGTCGACCCGCCGGACGTGGCCAGACGGAAGCGGCTCTACTACGGGCTGTTCATCCTCGGCACCTTCATGTGTGCCGCCGCGGTGATGTTGACCCTCCCCGCCCTCCAGTACGAGTTCCAGCAAGAAGCGACCGGCGCGACGACGGAGGGGGACGGGATTCCGTACGACGTTCTCACGGACCAACAGCAGCGCGTCGTTGACGGCGCGCTCGACGGCGAGCAGT encodes:
- a CDS encoding DUF2103 domain-containing protein, with protein sequence MECSRCGTPLEKPGDYCLVCRTGNCDAVVADCSRERATLTFLDDEDVVGQTDVTTMPEDGDETGVIELRNFAGRIADEIRRKRPEDVFVAGAHEVIRAVRADLHHDVYRVEPDDPVESVLDRRGDRVLDVVDKPAREKIGGRHSTLIGDRDGQQAIRTVAAHPNVKKVIPGPIDAGGSGSRTGVRAKVTRADDNGNLRLLVRDGSSVQENRVVTTAMSRETGERVRDDLNGALTEEALRE
- a CDS encoding 50S ribosomal protein L37ae, which gives rise to MANQSSTGSAGRFGARYGRVSRRRVSDIEGTMNEDHACPDCGADKVSRQGTGIWQCGKCDYKYTGGAYQPQTPGGKTVTRSIRTALGESADGDDE
- a CDS encoding DNA-directed RNA polymerase subunit P; amino-acid sequence: MAYKCSRCKRDVELDEYGGVRCPYCGHRVLLKERSRDVKEVNVE
- a CDS encoding KEOPS complex subunit Pcc1; this translates as MTHSTELVFRYDSPAAASVVASSVAVEAGDIEGDRSEAVVDCDGDTVTVTVDATDLTALRAGQNTWLTLVEVAERAAESAGRRAE
- a CDS encoding prefoldin subunit beta, whose protein sequence is MQGNLPPEAQEKLETLQDLQEKAQNVAAQKQQAEQQLSEAETALDALGDIDEDTTMYREVGELLVETGYDDAHDDLDEKVSDLEVRVETLQKQEERVQEQFESLQEELQDMLGGAGGAMGGPSA
- a CDS encoding DUF3194 domain-containing protein — encoded protein: MPTDEEVVETAAEAAEGLVLDRLRTSDVDDLDITVTFEDGVLDVDIYVRAPDADADVEQVADDGALAAQAAVDDLFADE
- a CDS encoding MBL fold metallo-hydrolase is translated as MTAQLPPGVTHVDCSTLDMPNAYVVDDGETTLVDAGWPGDESTVRDGLRAADVEPGDVDRVLLTHSDADHVGTLARLTPELDAPVYVHEREVPYVAGDRLPPWTARNVVGALHRLYYRRLDLPDLPIRAVADGDTIGGFHAYHTPGHTPGHVAYVHEALSVAFLGDLVYGLGDRLKPTGWLTSHDAARVEDSVRTLCRRAPDFEYACPGHGPPLADGSNRLADALR
- a CDS encoding DUF2070 family protein, coding for MTETQGELASLSKYIFRAPRWYTSVALSLVIAALAGVAAFDSQYILEDAWQGLFFIGVPTVVASLATTPVDRYFGGQLTYNRSSLLAVACEVVVVVVLVLAGVVAVLIPRFGQNFVFDALIAALALVFAVRFLVILAVSRNSLLVSAVPASVQTATAGLLLFVYSGTMNYLTEGGPLVPAYLSRPAQAPPEIQYAFAPEDFLLLAAMTGLYGGVAYGFVLAIDRPWKRSLGVSVLDFVGGFIGHIAEGTRELEDFFEQIGEEAVVPVTVLSFRRTSDETEKARFVLPMIHPGPMGEIGGGNLPQRVAESASGLAFPPHATAGHDFNLVTEREVDTLVDAAADAHETIEYSDTATRPVRVQEGEAKLLAQAFDDKALLVSTYAPKFADDVEYAVGLSAAAEARVEGMDDVLLVDAHNSNNGLEGDDLGHVYPGSERSFQMIQAAGTAARELRDAEESVMRLGVAWDRTPWRPSDGIGPLGVRVSVLETGGDRTAYVLVDGNNMEPGLRDELMDALDAVGVDHAEIMTTDTHIVNTVESSNQVGAAIDWDDLTDVVVDLAEEAVDDLEPVEAGMASERAEVTVFGNDRTETLASHANAVIAMGGAVAGLAVLATVTISVLVFFLT
- a CDS encoding GMP synthase subunit A — its product is MTRILVVDNHGQFTHLEHRLLRDMDGVDVELVDNTTPPEDIEADGLVLSGGPDMDDVGNCREYLDLDVPVLGICLGLQLIADELGGRVESGDYGGYADVDVRIQDETDPVVGSLAPETRVWASHADEVVELPEGFTRTADSDICGVEAMGDADRDLYGVQWHPEVAHTEEGEAVFENFVDVCAE
- a CDS encoding DUF7097 family protein, which codes for MKKTPSGTAVGVEDPYEHAGVCDYATGDGKCRYAFEFPEQDREFAAERRAEEFRCPVADGDWAWADCPHYRCRQRDRECVRCGLEERRRAHDDERPLLEEHHLAYDSDEDVGHEITVYLCRWCHAKVHDSWARVDDDANPDPDAIAAAESRRSDEQSELGFESAAERFDTEDHET
- a CDS encoding DUF192 domain-containing protein, with the translated sequence MHVRHDPGSGDVRTLASSVDTADSTLAQARGLMFRRSIPDDYALVFPFGDAGVRDAHMVFVPFDIDALWVENEEVQHVETMSAWAGRAEARCDTLVELPAGAASGVSVGDRVWVED
- a CDS encoding S1C family serine protease, with amino-acid sequence MTDSMPSRRDVLRLGAGALAAGVAGCSGAPTNQETTVATTDGTTTGDPSTTRSGDVSPYTRVYRESIDSVVLVRTDSGQGTGWVYDDAVVVTNEHVVGPAEEVDVRFNDGEWRAGTVLGTDAHSDLAAIRVADRPADATPLPLADAAPVVGQEVVAIGNPFALSGSATTGVVSGTDRAIPAPTGYRIPDAVQTDAAVNPGNSGGPLMSLDSEVVAVINSGGGDNIAFGISAALTERVVPGLVADGDYQHAYIGLSFTAVTPAVAEANDLDEARGLLVVSVDPTGPSAGVMQGSDGTAFVDGRQVRTGGDVVLSVDGTTVQTFEDLLSLLALQTSPGDTATVAYLRDGERRTADIELGVRSET
- a CDS encoding AAA family ATPase, with protein sequence MDVTSVRDECDAVLSEVESAVITDREFLETVLVGFLADGHVLLEDVPGTGKTLTARSVATALGLEFSRVQFTPDLLPTDVLGTHVFNEKTREFEFQPGPIFANVVLADEINRAPPKTQAALLEAMEEGQATIDGETMELPDPFFVIATQNPVDQEGTFPLPEAQMDRFVAKAGIGYPDEAGELDLLRRRAGRDTRSPTVEPVLDDERVQAVKQAPEDVRVEGDLLQYMVSIARATREDRRVDVGVSPRGTQRLFEAARARAAVKGREYVVPEDVKRLAPNVLAHRLVLTPDAAVENVAKRDIVDSVLDDVSVPTVEA